Proteins from one Microbacterium proteolyticum genomic window:
- a CDS encoding MarR family winged helix-turn-helix transcriptional regulator, with protein MTHEDDAERHAAVQALESSFSELMTTFRRYVAEAAERVSPGMLPATFKTLSVVSRFGPMTLSALAERLAADKGFLSRSISELEEMGLVTRTPDPNDRRSRLIAVTELGHDRLRDARAPHESRLYEALADWSVDEIGNLSTMLHALAVGGVPERN; from the coding sequence GTGACCCACGAAGACGACGCCGAGAGGCACGCCGCCGTGCAGGCGCTCGAATCGTCGTTCTCGGAGCTGATGACCACGTTCCGCCGCTACGTGGCCGAGGCGGCGGAACGGGTCAGCCCGGGAATGCTTCCGGCGACGTTCAAGACGCTGTCGGTGGTGAGCCGGTTCGGGCCGATGACGCTGTCGGCTCTGGCCGAGCGACTCGCCGCGGACAAGGGCTTCCTGAGCCGGTCGATCAGCGAGCTCGAAGAGATGGGGCTCGTCACCCGGACGCCCGACCCCAACGACCGGCGGTCGCGTCTCATCGCCGTCACCGAGCTCGGTCACGACCGTCTGCGCGATGCCCGCGCCCCGCACGAGAGCCGCCTGTACGAGGCGCTCGCGGACTGGTCGGTCGACGAGATCGGGAACCTGTCGACGATGTTGCACGCCCTCGCCGTGGGCGGGGTCCCCGAGCGCAACTGA